The genomic window caagtggtgccatgtccgcacccgggatccgggccggcaaaccccgggccgcagagaagcggaacgtgtgcacttaaccactgcaccactgggccagcccatgagccctctttttttttaagatttttaaattttttttcctttttctccccaaagccccccggtacatagttgtatattcttagttgtgggttcttctagttgtggcatgtgggacgctgcctcagcgtggtttgatgagcagtgccatgtccacacccaggattcgaactgacgaaacactgggccgcctgcagcggagtgcgcaaacttaaccacttgaccatggggccaaccccatgaGCCCTCTTTGAGTTAAGGGTCTGACTGCTGATAATTAAGGGGATGATGGACAAGGCtaacaaaagtgacaaatgtggAGTCAAGAACCCACTCCCAGCTCCAGTTAAACTTgtcatttaaacaaaaaaacaccacTTCAAGGTCACAGTAGAGAGATCATCTGGGACCACCTGGGAAGGTGCTGCATTCTACAAGGAGAAACTACGTATATCTTttattggaaaagccacaaaggTTTAGGCAATCCAATCAGTGTTCCCCATTCTGTCTTTCCGACTCTCCTTTTCTGGTCTGATCCCTCTTGGCCATCCACTTCCAAATTTTCTACTCTGGAGCCGTTCCCATTCCCTCTTCTGAAGCAGTCCTTGCCTTATACCCCATAAAGGCCACTTTATGTCCTTCCCTTTCCCATCATTTACAGGGGAGACCTACTCACTGGGGAACTCACTAGGGCATGACCGATGTGGTGAAGGGGGAAGTGGGTCACTGAtgtgtccttcctccctcctcacgGCTCTCCATTAATCCCCTATCCCCCACTGACCCTCCACTGTCCCCAAAGGGGCTATGAGAACAATAAGCCAATCTAGTAAGTGATGAGCGGTCACTTGGTTTCCCCTCTGGACAACTATCTCAGTGATCTTCAGGTCAGTATCCCCCCTGCCTTGGCCCAGAACACTGACCAGGCTATGTCTGGGTCCTCTCTGCCCCTATACCTGCCCTCaacctttccttcccttccctcaccATAGCCTTCCCATCCCTAGCATCAGGGCTCTGTCTACCTCTGCTAGGGAGACCCTGTCTCTCAATTCTGAGGCTCCAGGCTGCTCTTATAGCATGCCTAAGGCTGTTAGGGATGGGGGCAATGCCCACTTCTCCCCACTTTCTggtacaaaacaaaaataatgaagacTTTGAGAACACTGTATATCACCTTGGAATCTGAGTGGCTGCCAAAGCCTGAGGACCTAAAACCTATGAAACCCCTGGTCAGTCTGCTCCACCAGAACCTCCACCTCAGGGAGGCCCAGGATGAGGTGGACCAACCTCATTCTTGGTGAAGGccactccctctctcccccttccccaggtCTTCCCAGCTCCTTCCATTGTCCTTTATTTCCCAAATAATGGAAACACTGGAAGACCAGATCTAGACCAGCTGTCCCACTAGTTCTATACTTTAGCTCTAATTCTGGTGAGAGGCCCCAAGGGACCCTTCTCcgctccttcctccatcctcccagCATTCACACCTGAGagcctcctctgctccccagctTGAGAGCATTTCCCTGCCTCTCCTACGCCTCCTCCCCATTCccatttgtcttctctctcttctcctggtcCAATCCTATCCTCTTACTcatctctctgactctgtctCTCCTCACCTTTGTTCCTGCTTCTATGCAGAGACCTTTGGAGCCAGGCCCAGTCCCTCCCTCTGGGAATCAGAGGAGAAACTGCTCCAAGACTTCTACCCACAACAGGTGAGTGACCCTGGCCACTCAGCCCTGACCTCACTGCCGGATTCAGTCTCTTTCCCCACCTGAATTTTTGTTTACTAGCAGAAATGGGGACCCATGTGGTAATAATGTAAGCACAGTTTACAATTCACCCTGTCCATTAGCCTTGAAATTGTGattctcaaaatttttttatttggggAGATTCATTTCCATTTCACATTTTGTGCATAAAGTGAGActttaataattttgaataagACCTGGCATCTTATTCCTATATTtcaaattcatataaaatatgaCCTCACTGTACCTTCCAAGGAAACTCTGCTGTGCCCTCAACTTCCTCTCCAGTTAGACCAAATTATCCAGGTCAGGCTGGTAGCTGGGGCAGAGTTCCAACCCTGGAGAGGGAACATCCTGTCAGCTCAGgacccttttcttcttcttctttttttaaatttatttttatttaaaaatttttttttttttattttttgaggaagattagccctgagctaactactgccagtcctcctcttttttgctgaggaagcctggccctgagctaacatccatgtccatcttcctctactttatatgtgggacgcctaccacagcatgttgtgccaagcggtgccatgtccgcacctgggatccgaactggcaaaccccaggccgccgagaagcggaacgtgcgaacttaaccactgcgccaccaggccggccccagaccCTTTTCTTCTGAGTGATACTGTCCTACTACAAGTCCAGGGTCCGTTCCCCTCCCCATGCTTTTGCCCACTGAATTCTACTCTGACCTCCTCCTCCTGTCTTGCCCTCAGAGAACCTTAATTTACTTCCTCAGCGGCTTCCTCAGTCCTTAGTCAAGAAATGCGGAAGTAAGTATGTGCATCTTTGAGGGCGGGTGCTGCTGGCGGTGATAAGAGTAACCACCAGGGGGAGCCTGTGCCTAAGAAGAGACTGAGTGGGGGCCTAggggagccaaactgaggatttttcttcccttttttccaggGCAGTAAGGGTGGCAGGCATTCCAGCCTGGGGTGGCTCCTTATGGGGCTGGGGGTCTGGAGCTGCCCCCTCCCCGCTCTCTgactccctctctttccctcaccaCCCTGGGAAAGTGTGAGCCAAATTCTGATGCATCTGCACAATGTGGAACACTTCCTAAGGACAAGTTCCCTGAGGGCCGTATTTGAGTGGGGATCTCAGTCCTTTGACCTCACCTCACAACTCCCACTAGCCCCTGCCACCCATTCCTTCCCCTAGAACCTCACTGACTCAGGCTTTCCCACCCCTCTTCCTGtcctggttttgggatcagggggCCCTAGGTAGTACCAATTTATGTCCATTCCTTCCACCTCCACCCCAACTCCCAAGATGGCCCTGGCTCAGTGGCTTTCTCACCTCCACCATTGCCCCAGGTGGCTTGGTTCTTCTTTCAGATCCAGCTGACCTACTTCCATCAGTTTCAGGTCTGGATCAACCAGACAGTGAGTCTGGCCTGTGGGAAGTAGGGAAGAAAACCAGAGACTCCCTAAAGCCCAGAGCCTAATCCATTCTCACTCCAGACCATAGGGAGGAGTCAGTTCCTGAATCTACAATGATAATTGAACCTACTACGAGCCTAGTACTGTGATACATGCTGAGgatacaaaaatacaaatatccaTGGTTTCTTCCCTCAAGGAACTTGTATACTAATCAGGGAAACAAGTAAATAACTAGGCAATCACAACATAATCTGATAAATGCTTTTTTAGAGGTATGTACTAAGAACTGTGGGAGAACAGGAGAAGGTACAACTAAATCTACTGGGGGTGAGTAGGGAAAACTTAGGAGAGGAGGTGACGTCTGAAGTGTATCTTAAAGGGTTTAGGCCAGGCAGAGAAGAGGGTGAAAAGCATGTCAAGCATAAGGCATGGTGGGGCGCgcgacctggtggcgcagcaggtaagtgcgcacgttcgcttctgcggcctggggttcaccggttcagatcccgggtgcggacatggcacaacttggcaagccatgctgtggtaggccacatataaagtagaggaagatgggcatggatgttagctcagggccagtaaaaagaggagggctcagcaaaaagaggaggattggcagcagatgttagctcagggctaatcttcctcaaaaaaaaaaaagcataagtcatgggctggggttggggagtgggtggTCTAGTGAGTTCAGGGAACCACACACAGTTCAAACTGTAATATATTCTTCAGTGGGTGGGAGAAGGAAGAGTGAGTGGAAAGAGAGGCAGGGCCAGTAATGACGGAAGGATGAGGGAAGGATGTGTTCGTTGAGAATTTGGTCTTTACCTTGAATGTTGAAGTAGGTGCTGAACTTGATCACATTTGCTTGTTACAATACTCTGTGTAAGCAAGGTTAGGCTTGAGCAGACAGGAATACCAACTAGGAATCCACTGTAATAGTCTCAATGACAGGTGGCCAGGGCCAGGCCTAGGGCTGGGTCAGGGTATAGGAGGAAAGTAGGAGTGGCTTGGACACAGGTCCACCCTGGCCACCATGTCCAATTTCCTATAGGTCACATATAGAGGAAAGGGTGGTGCTCTGATCTTGGGCCTTTGAAAGTTGGAGAAGTTTGGTGGCTGTAGTCCTGTGGCCCAGTCACTGGGCAGGATGGAAACTGTGGTCTGCGTTCAAACAGCAGATCCCCTGTGAGGGAAGGGAAGTATAGAGCTGGGGCTGGGATTATGGGTGGGCAGTagggagaagaaatagagaggaCTGGGACCTATGGCCACACAGGTAGGTAGAAGAGCCTTAGGCTTTGCTTCCTCTCCTTTGCCCAGACTGCGCTGTGGTCTTGCCTAGCTTTAGCTTCACCTTTAAGCTTTCCAGGGGCTGCTGCCAAGTGAAGTTGAGGGATTTCCAAAGGTGAGGCATACCTGTGGAAATGCCCCTATCCACTGGCCTAAGATCCTCTCCCTCACCTACCCAGGGACCTTGGACCTGGGACCTTGTCCACTGTTGAAAACCTTCAGCTCCAGAACTTCCCCCTTTACCCAGGCACTCAAGATCTAGGACCTTAGCTCCTAGATCTCCCATTTCCCCAGGTCCCAACGTACTTCCAGGGACCCTTTCTAGCAACCAAAGACCTTAGACTTGGGATCTCCACTCATCTATTCAGAGCCCTCTGACTCAGGAAGACTACACCAGGCCATCTCTCTGATGGCCCTCTCACACATTCCACCAAAACCCAGTTACACGATGATATCTGCATCCCTGAGCTGTTCTCCAAAGTCCTGAGACACACTTTGGGGTCACTTGCACCCCCACGTTAGAAATAGGGCATGAGGGGCTAGCCCggtagtgtagtggttgggtgcgcacattctgctttggaggcccgggggtcactggtttggatcctgggtgcagacctacgcactgcttggcacgccatgctgtggtaggcgtcccacatataaagtagaagaagatgggcacagatgttagctcagggccagtcttcctcagaaaagagaggagaatcggcagcaggtgttagctcagggctaatcttcctcaaaaaaaaaagaaatggggcaTGAACAAGAACAAGAGTCGTTAAGCACCCACTCTGTAAGGGCAGGTGAAAGTTCTCATCTAAGCTCACCTGCTCCTCTCCGAACAGCCACGCTGGGTGGTTCACATCTGGAGGCCCTACTAGAAGGTGGCCCTGAGGAACTTCCTTGAGCAATACAACTCCAAGGAATAAGCCGGCCCTCTGCCTTTGCCCATGCCCTCAGGGGCTCAGTGAGTACAATTCCTTCTCCAAGCACAGAAGGAGACCCAAGCCAAATCTCAGTCTGAGAAGAAACATCCATGATTTAGCAGGATCAGGAATAGGAAGCAGGTTCCTGTTTTTGAGCTTCCCTGTCTTCTCCCAGAGGAGCGATAATGGGTCCAGCCTCAAGACCAAGAAGAGTTGGAAGAGCCCCTCCCAACCCAGGAAGGGGCtgaggtagaggccagggatgacCTGTCCCTAGTTCTGGGCCTCCGGAAAGAGTAGTAGCTTAAGGGCCACTAGCTTGACTCCTGATGTTGGTAGACACCCTGGCTCGAGGGCCAGGACAAGGGCCGTCCAAGTTCTGGATGAGGCCAAGATGCCGTCCCTAGACTTCAGTGAGGCTGAAGAGCCATCTCAGGACTTGGCCATGCAGATGAGCCACTTCAGGACCTCTGTGAGGCTGAGGAGTAACACCAGCCCTGGAAAAGCCTGGGGGGCTGCCTCCCTTCCCTGAGAGACTGGGGAACCATCCCTAGTCCCATATGAGCCTGAAGAGCCACCTTAAGCTCAGGATGAGGCCGAGCAGAATCCAAGCTGCAGATCCCAAGTGAGGACAAAGCTGAGTGGCAGTCCTTACCTTGGTCTCAAGCCTTGGCCAAGGGATAGCTGGGGGCCCAGGATGATGCTGAGTAGCAGCACCCAGGGTCCTACCCTAAGTTCCGAACCAGTCTGAGGGGTAGAAGTGGGGCATGGGGCCAAGGCCTCTTCAGAGGTGGTCCTGCTGACTAAATTCAGATGAACAGAAATCTGTGCTAGAGATGCTCTTGTTTCATGCCTTAGGGAGTCAGCAGGAATGTGGGGCCCTCCAAGCAACCCTGCTCCAATGACTCTTGTTACTAAGCCAGAGGGCTCTGCAGGTAGCTCTCCTGTCTGTGGCAAATCTCCTGAATCAGGGCTTGCTCCAGGAATCCTGAGGGAGACAGGCATGGACCAGGACCCATCACGGTTCCTATTCCGCAGCAGAACAGTCTTGGGGAAAGGAATGGCGCAGCTCTGCAGATCTCCCTCCTCACAGAAGGCTGGAGAAGCTGCCATTGAGACGGAGTGACAAGTGCATTCAAACCCACGCAGGTACCAGCTCCTGGCTGGACAGTGAGGTGGTTCAAATCTTAGAGCTTCTACTTTCTAATTGACTAACCTTGGTCAAGTAATCTTTCTAAATCTcaatttccttacctgtaaaatggggatagtattAGTACTTTCCCAATGGGGTTACTAGAAGTATTAAATAAGGGATTATTCAACAACCAGCAGACGGGGGCCGGCCAGGTGCggcagtggttaaagttcgcacattccacttcttagCGGtggggggttcaccggttcggatcctgggtgcggacagggcaccacttggcaaaaagccacgctgtggtaggcgtcccacatataaagtagaggaagatggacatggatgttagctcagggccagtcttcctcagcaaaaaggaggattggcagcagttagctcagggttaatcttcttcttcttcaaaaaagaccagcagagtacctggcacatattACATgctcataaatattaattattttcattattggaAGAGGCTACTTTAGCCAACAGATTCAGATTCAACCACTCCCTGTATAACCCACAACCCAGAGACTATCAGCTGTTCAAAAACACACAAACTGTGTGTATATTTCTGGAGCATTTTCCAACACCAACAACCAATTTTCTGCGGACACCAGTCGAGTGTCCTACAagtcaattcaattctgacactaactacctggagtCAGTGCAGACCTCACAGAttaaaggctcagtcccacaaaactGCCCTCACTTCAAATGCTAGTTGCAAGTCGCGggtacttctgactgactggctataaattgggAGTTCCCATACTATAAACTGGTTTGacaatttgctagaatggctcacagaagtCAGGGAAATACTTTACTTACATTTAcaggtttattacaaaggatacaactcagggaCAGTCAGAGGGAAGAGATGCATGGGGCGAGGTATGCGGTGGGGCTGTGTGTGgtgcttccatgccctctctgggtgcATTTCCCTCTCACCTCCCTGATGTGTTCACCAAGCCGGAAGCTCATCAAATTTCCTCATTCAGGAGTTTTTATAAAGCTCAATCTCTAGCCGTACTCCCctcccaggaggaggaaggggctgaaagttccaactctctcATTACTTGGTcgttctggtgaccagccccatcgCAAGGCTGAGGGTCCCCACCCTAAGTTATCCAATTAGCATAAACACAAGTGTGACCTACAGGGGctcattatgaataacaaaagacattcattactcaggaaattccaagggttttaggagctctgtgccaggacaAAAAACTGAGGACAAAGGCCAAATATATTTActatactaaaatattaaatatatatatatatatatatatatatatatacacacacacatatatatatatatatatattttaaaattgctccagaagagagaagagtaTTGCACATAGAGGTCCCACCCTGGCCCCCCTCCAACTCCTGGGCACACTTCCCTGATCACTGTGTCCTAGAAAAGATTTTTCAGCCTCTATCAGTCACACAGAGGCCCTGTCCTGATGGTGCCCAGGCCTCCAGGCCTGGATGGTCCGATGCCTGGAGGGCAGTCATAGGTcccctgggtggggctgggggtggagtgCCTGGGTCCCATAGGATGTCCTCATATAGGCTTAGAACTGGGCCAGAGGGCCGTCCTTGAGTTCCAGTCTGCTCCAGCAGGGCTCTGAGCAAGCCCACAGTGAGAGGGGGCTCTGCTCTGGGCTcagggaatggggtggggggcTCCAACTCATCTGGGAGGTGTGTCCGCAGTAGAAGCAGGAGCTCAGCTGGAGCTAGGTCCGGTGGGCACAGGCGGCAAAGGAGGGGGAGGTGAGCATCAAGCCGGCGGTGCCGGGCAAATTCTGCCAACAGCAGTTTGAAGATCTCACTTCGAAGCAGGGGGCTGGAGGGGCCGAGGGCCAGGCCGGCCTCTAGAGCCCGCTCCCACTGCTCCTTTTGCACTAGCTGCCCCACAGCTTGGAGCACAGCTTTGGGCCGCCCACTGCCCAAAAGCAGCTCTAGCTCCAGTGCCTCAGGTCTAGTCCCCTCCTCACCTAGTACTGCCAGGGCTCTGCGGTACAGAGGCAGCCCTGggccccctgctccccagccaGGCCCACCCTGCTGCTGGGCTAGCTCCACAAAAGGTGGTAGCCATCGCGGCTCCAGCCGGCAAAGGCACTGGCACAGGAGTTCAAAGAGGGGCAGTATCCCATTGGAGGGTTCCTTTCCAGCTGCTGTACCCCCTAGTACCTTCTTCCACACATCAGGGGGAGCTTGGGACCTCAGCTTGCCATTCCCATCAGGCTGCAGCTGCAGAACTCTGAGAATGGCACCCCAGGCTGCTGTTGGAAGGGCTTGGAAAATGGTGTTGAGCTGGGCCAGCTGGTCTCCCATCAACTCGGTCCTCAGAAGGCGTGCCACTTCGTGCTCTGCCAGCTCAGTCCAGCCAGCCTCCTCATCATCCCCAGCCACCAGCTGGGCTTTGAGCTGCTCTAAGGCCCGGTAATCTCGAAGCTCGGCCCTCAGTGTGGTCAACAGTGTAGATGGGGACACGTGGCCCTGGAGGATGGAGGCCAAGGCCTGAGGAGCCCGGAACGTGCTGCTGTGTCTCAGTTCCTCTGGGGTGAGCTGCGCACCCCGCAGACTGCGCCGCTGGTAGTACTCGCAGGCCTCCTCAAACACCAGATCTTCAGCTGAAGGCAGCTCAAGGCCCTGCGGAGCCTCCCAGCCTACTCGAAACAGACCCAAGGCTGAAAGCAAACGAAGACCCCCCCGGGTCTCCAGCTCTTCCTCATTCTCCATGCCAGGggctggtggttccagcaaaTGTATTCGGTCTGTACTTAGAACCTTCCTCTCCAGCAACTGCCCGCTGCCCATGTCCAGCAGTTCCAATGTGGAGCCCAGCACACAGGCCAGAGTGCCATGAAATGTTCCCAGTGCTGCAGACCCTGCCAAGCTTACAGGTGCTTCCTGCAGGGTGCCCACAGCCCGGGTGCCACCGTGGGACTGCACCAGGCTCACAGTGCCCCTGAAATTAAGCAACAGCAGACCCTGGGGAGTTGGGGCCCAGGTATGTACAGTCAATGGCTGCCTGGGGGTGAGCAGCCCAGGAAGGCCTCGGATTAGGGTCTGGAAGTCCCATGTGTCCCCTCGTCCTGGATTCAGGCTCTTACTGTGGGAGAGGCCAAGACTTGGGGCAACCACTATCACCTTGCCCTTGCCTGGGCTCCAGATGAGCAGAATGTGGCCTACGCCAGGCCAGGTGGTGGCAGTGGGCACCAGGAAGAGGTCCTTGCGGGAAGCTACCAGCCCGAAAGAGGGGCAGTGGTGCAGCAGGATATGTGTGCGGCCCAGGTTGGTGCCGGCCTCCCCGCTGGGCTCCAGAGTCCTGACGCATACGCAGTGGCTGAAAGCGGCTGCGGGAGACCTTAGCCGGTCCTCAGCGTCAGCCTGACGCTCCTCGCACCACACCAGGCGGCCTCGGGCCGCCGCCACGGCCACCACGCGGGCTCCACCGCCCCGACACAGCTCGGTGCTCTGCAGCagccgccagccaggccccacGCCCGCGCCCCACACCTCGACTAGGCCACTCTCCCACACCAGGACCAGCGCCGGACGCGCCGGCCACGGCAGGAAGAAGGCGTCTAGCGGTGAGGAGTGGCCAGCCGGCCAGGCACGCTCCAGCTCCGCGCCGGGTCCACGCACCGCGACCAGCAGCTGCGGGGCCGGCGCCCCCGGGGGTcgcagcagcagcaggtggcGGCCGTCCAGGCTGCAGCGGACTCGGACGGCTGGGTCCCCGGCCAGCAACTCCCGGAGCCGGGCCGCGCCGCTGAAATTGCTCAGGTCCGAGAGCAGGCGCAGAGTCCCCGCTCGCTTCATGGTGCCGGCCGGCCCGTGGGGCGAGGCCCAGCTCTCAGTCCCGGGTTCTCGGGGAAGGTGGAGCGCGGGGCTGAGACTTCCGTCCCTGGTCGATGAGGTGGGCAGAGGCCCGGCTTGAGAGCcggctccgccccgccccgccagtTCACGCCCCGCCGGCGCGACACCGCCCACCAGGGGAGGAGCCAGGGAGCCTCGCCGGGGGAGGAGCCTCCCGAGCACCCAAGGGTCTCAGCGCCTCTGGTCTCTCCTGCCCTAGGCACGCTCTCCGAGTGGGCGTGTAGGCCagctgccccaggccccaggaaGCCCCGGATTGGCCCAGAGTCTGACTCAAGGATCGGGATTCCAGCTCCGCTGAGTCCTGAACTGAGAGTCCCACTCCCAAGGCTTTCCTTCCCTCCAAGCCTCGCTCTCTCACCCcaacttattcattcatttattcttgaaatttttattgagcgCCTGTTAAGTGCCAGGCTCCGAGTGGACAGTcctgaacaaaatagaaaaccttAACCTCATGGAGATGACAATCtagtagaaaataataataatatctaatacTTCCATGGTACTGACTGTGTGACAGCCGCAATAAgccccttttacagataaggaaaatgaagcacagagagattaagtaaattggccaagatcacacagctattaagcgcttgaggcagagctgggatttcaaccACAGGCAATCTGAGTCCAGAGTTAGTGCACCAAACCACTTTACTATATCAACAATTCATCACCCAAACGAACAGTTTGctagaaatcaaaattaaaacatacttTAGAGGCAGTGAGTCTGTGTGTAATTTCTCCAGCAACACGTACAAATTGATACGCAAGGGTCCTTTCCATCCCTTGACAGCCTTCTCAGGACATGTGATATTCCTCCTCCCTTCAAGTCCACTCCCTCTTCATGAgccctgcttctccctccctccccctacaACTTCCCTGTGAACCTGCATCCATTTCTATTTCATCACCTTGTTTCTGTTCTCTTGCTCTCAGCATAGAAACACTCTCCAGTCTGTCCTGTTTTAGAAGTCACTCATCCtcatctccccacctccaccccatcgctccctctccctttcctttcaGTGAAGTTTCTTGCAAAGATTTTCTGGCATTGCTGcctccactttctctctttccattcattcCTGAAACCACTACTTACCAGAGTAGATCTTCCTGAGGTCTTAAggatgtatttatttctttttctctcagacGTTTGACAACCTCCTTATTGAAAGGTCCTCTTGTAGTTTCCATGGCAtctttctcctctcatttttcttttttaggtagTACTATCTCCAGAATTTTGTTTGCCATTCGTTCATCTTCCTCCATCATCCTTTAAATGTTGGGTTTAAATTCTATTGtgggcctttttcttttcttttttaacgcTCTTGCTGGGCCGTTTCCTCTCTTCTCATGGCTTGAACCATTACCACTAAGCAATGGCTCCAAAATATTCATCTACAGCCCAGATATCTCTGCTAAATTCCAGTAAAGGATATCCACATGTCTACCTGGATGTATTTCTGCCGGGATGTCTCATAGACATTTCAATCTCAACACGTACTATCACCTTCCTGCCCAAATTTGCACCTCCTCTAGCTGTTCCTAGTTATCATAGgatttctttcatctttgtatcctcacTTTTAGAGTAGAGCCTGGCACAAACAAAGACCTCAGTAGATATTTGGTGAGGGAATGAGTAAGCTTGAGTGGGCACATGTCTGTGTGTGATATCACTAATGAAACTTTCGGCTGAGTTGCAGAAATAGGCTATCTTaagcaaaaatgaaatttattagaTGAACAAAAGGAGCTCACAGAATCTGCAGGAGACAGGAAGAACAGGCTTGGAAAATGAGCAGGAACTAAGATACTCTCTGAAGACCAAGAAATAGGAAGCACAACTGTTTTTCAGTGGGAACCATTTGGCCACCATACACCTGTTATGCATGAATTCTGACCATCCCTTCATTTTGCATCTTTTGATTAAGAGCCGAAGCCATTAGAGGCTGTACCTAGTGGCCAAGCCCAGGTAAAATGAGCTCACTTACTTTAGTTGCTCAGGGCCTGGTTTTCCACCAAGACTATACCCAAAGGAAAAGGCCCCTAGAGTAAGAGGGGATGGGTAACTAAA from Equus asinus isolate D_3611 breed Donkey chromosome 2, EquAss-T2T_v2, whole genome shotgun sequence includes these protein-coding regions:
- the HPS6 gene encoding BLOC-2 complex member HPS6; this translates as MKRAGTLRLLSDLSNFSGAARLRELLAGDPAVRVRCSLDGRHLLLLRPPGAPAPQLLVAVRGPGAELERAWPAGHSSPLDAFFLPWPARPALVLVWESGLVEVWGAGVGPGWRLLQSTELCRGGGARVVAVAAARGRLVWCEERQADAEDRLRSPAAAFSHCVCVRTLEPSGEAGTNLGRTHILLHHCPSFGLVASRKDLFLVPTATTWPGVGHILLIWSPGKGKVIVVAPSLGLSHSKSLNPGRGDTWDFQTLIRGLPGLLTPRQPLTVHTWAPTPQGLLLLNFRGTVSLVQSHGGTRAVGTLQEAPVSLAGSAALGTFHGTLACVLGSTLELLDMGSGQLLERKVLSTDRIHLLEPPAPGMENEEELETRGGLRLLSALGLFRVGWEAPQGLELPSAEDLVFEEACEYYQRRSLRGAQLTPEELRHSSTFRAPQALASILQGHVSPSTLLTTLRAELRDYRALEQLKAQLVAGDDEEAGWTELAEHEVARLLRTELMGDQLAQLNTIFQALPTAAWGAILRVLQLQPDGNGKLRSQAPPDVWKKVLGGTAAGKEPSNGILPLFELLCQCLCRLEPRWLPPFVELAQQQGGPGWGAGGPGLPLYRRALAVLGEEGTRPEALELELLLGSGRPKAVLQAVGQLVQKEQWERALEAGLALGPSSPLLRSEIFKLLLAEFARHRRLDAHLPLLCRLCPPDLAPAELLLLLRTHLPDELEPPTPFPEPRAEPPLTVGLLRALLEQTGTQGRPSGPVLSLYEDILWDPGTPPPAPPRGPMTALQASDHPGLEAWAPSGQGLCVTDRG